The Nitrospirota bacterium genome includes a region encoding these proteins:
- a CDS encoding conjugal transfer protein TraG N-terminal domain-containing protein, whose amino-acid sequence MVYEIHTYGGGEFLVTILIAIKLLLGGSAYLTLIKAMAVLGLIIFIGWIVFSFRFQLSWLLWFALAYLGFFVPKVDVSVIDHLRPADTQVVTGVPALLGYVGHLSSALGDALTRLMEQAFSLPGDIEFRTAGYATSLHVVRAGLLEQIPEPYVAGSASRYIRDCVLYDLLDGTKAVNAVLTSPDLLAAFASDHPSRFTETHIAGDGTEIQGTPEVVTCAEGYSRLTAGLNAVYTGWWGRFVQALAGARGLQPAAVDSVMTTSYQSLMNVAATPQAILFQSAMIHSFDEAIQLQAKLTGSDAYLVGLTLAQAQYQQRSALFTMGQLAQRLLPVLRSAVEGLLYGLFPLLMLLLFTPLGPMVLKTYGIGFLWLQCWGPLFAILNLLTAVQAERMLAAYTSAGITLATYRTLEVLTADGLAIAGALSLAVPVIAWALASGTFAGLSQAVGSVTGSAQSAAGAAAASAGMGNLSTGNVSLSNLLANKFNPAAESTTGITFREYGTVVDGGHAPARYGYVTPSGGATQLAVSSLGGALTVQAGRQSSQELRHAYQDTYQRAQEAFQVESAQFHSALTQQAERHTAAQSEHSVGRTAETGRSAEAQRTVAAVDRAANQLSEKFGFSADQARTIAERALLAKAVDLKGGGSLSGPSGLGGRGVGFNVGASASATGIKNQHEDVGVTAKEQQAFEHVYSAVTDQEARDAYAVNEQARTSSQGRHGHAATTGSRFGVSASSGQESQRSQGLRDLVSQLASLSIQMRESEGKSVTLNQDQTAALVRHISRETGKSESYVATKIGDAMISNSADRTAIGDRSVAQWAQSWFDQSRPTEQLFGIKGFQDEISRTIDTDRGAVRDAAGRTEGTVSQGQDHTRSGVASAGASTRQQARDVQTQAEHQAASTMARVDAGEKNAEQAQDSVGQHGGQLVGRVQEFQRGTASLAETTAEGIRDLNPFRNEQDTRVNKSRERLFEDATPHPNFYPESRLKALDRVER is encoded by the coding sequence ATGGTCTACGAAATTCACACCTATGGCGGCGGTGAGTTTCTCGTCACGATCCTGATCGCGATCAAGCTGCTCCTCGGCGGGAGTGCCTATCTCACGCTGATCAAGGCCATGGCCGTGCTCGGCCTGATCATCTTCATCGGCTGGATTGTGTTCTCGTTCCGGTTTCAGCTCTCTTGGTTGCTCTGGTTTGCGTTGGCGTATCTGGGGTTCTTCGTGCCCAAGGTCGACGTGTCCGTGATCGACCACCTGCGGCCGGCCGATACCCAGGTCGTCACGGGTGTCCCCGCTCTGCTCGGTTACGTCGGTCATCTGTCGTCGGCCCTTGGTGACGCCCTCACCCGGCTCATGGAGCAGGCCTTTTCGCTGCCGGGCGATATCGAATTCAGAACAGCAGGCTATGCAACTTCGCTTCATGTGGTGCGGGCGGGCCTGCTGGAACAGATTCCAGAGCCCTACGTGGCGGGCAGCGCGTCGCGGTACATTCGCGACTGCGTGCTGTACGACCTGCTCGACGGCACCAAGGCGGTCAACGCGGTGCTGACCAGCCCTGATCTCCTGGCGGCGTTTGCTTCCGATCATCCGAGCCGCTTTACCGAGACGCACATTGCCGGCGATGGGACGGAGATCCAGGGCACGCCGGAGGTCGTGACGTGCGCGGAGGGCTACAGCCGACTGACCGCGGGGCTCAACGCGGTCTATACCGGCTGGTGGGGGCGGTTCGTCCAGGCCCTGGCCGGTGCCAGGGGCTTACAGCCGGCCGCGGTGGACTCGGTCATGACGACGTCGTATCAGAGCCTGATGAATGTGGCCGCGACGCCCCAGGCCATTCTCTTTCAGTCGGCCATGATTCATAGCTTCGACGAGGCGATTCAGCTTCAAGCGAAGCTGACCGGATCTGACGCGTATCTCGTGGGGCTCACGCTGGCCCAGGCCCAGTACCAGCAACGATCCGCATTGTTCACGATGGGGCAACTCGCCCAACGGCTGTTGCCGGTGCTGCGCAGCGCGGTGGAGGGTCTGCTGTACGGCCTGTTCCCGCTCTTGATGCTCCTCCTCTTCACCCCGCTAGGCCCGATGGTCCTCAAGACGTATGGGATCGGGTTTCTGTGGCTGCAGTGTTGGGGGCCGCTCTTCGCGATCCTGAACCTGTTGACCGCGGTGCAGGCCGAGAGAATGTTGGCTGCCTACACGTCTGCGGGCATCACGCTCGCGACGTACCGGACGCTCGAAGTATTGACCGCGGATGGCCTGGCGATCGCCGGTGCCCTGTCGCTTGCTGTGCCGGTCATCGCGTGGGCGCTCGCGTCGGGAACGTTCGCGGGTTTGTCCCAGGCGGTCGGGTCCGTCACAGGATCGGCTCAGTCTGCGGCCGGGGCCGCAGCAGCCTCGGCTGGGATGGGCAATCTCAGTACGGGGAACGTGAGTCTTTCGAATCTGTTGGCGAACAAGTTCAATCCGGCAGCAGAATCGACGACCGGCATCACGTTCCGTGAATATGGGACTGTGGTCGATGGCGGCCACGCGCCAGCCCGCTATGGATACGTAACGCCGTCTGGCGGCGCAACCCAGCTCGCGGTGAGCAGCTTAGGTGGGGCGCTCACTGTGCAGGCCGGACGCCAGTCGAGCCAGGAACTCCGGCACGCGTACCAGGACACGTATCAGCGAGCGCAGGAGGCATTTCAAGTCGAGTCGGCGCAGTTTCATTCGGCGCTGACGCAGCAGGCGGAGCGCCACACCGCGGCTCAAAGCGAGCACAGCGTCGGGCGCACGGCCGAGACCGGGCGATCGGCGGAGGCGCAGCGGACGGTGGCGGCCGTGGACCGGGCGGCCAATCAGTTATCGGAGAAGTTCGGCTTCTCAGCCGACCAGGCGCGAACCATTGCCGAGCGGGCGCTTCTCGCGAAAGCAGTGGACCTCAAGGGCGGTGGAAGCCTCTCGGGTCCTTCCGGTTTGGGAGGCCGAGGTGTGGGATTCAATGTAGGGGCATCAGCCTCCGCCACTGGCATCAAGAACCAACATGAGGATGTTGGCGTCACCGCCAAGGAGCAGCAGGCTTTCGAACACGTGTATTCGGCGGTCACGGACCAAGAAGCGCGTGACGCCTACGCCGTGAACGAACAGGCGCGAACGAGTTCTCAGGGTCGCCACGGCCATGCCGCGACAACCGGGAGCCGGTTCGGCGTGAGTGCCAGCTCGGGGCAGGAAAGCCAGCGCAGTCAGGGGCTACGCGACCTAGTCTCCCAGCTCGCATCACTCTCCATTCAAATGAGAGAGAGCGAAGGCAAGTCCGTGACGCTTAATCAGGACCAGACCGCTGCGCTGGTGCGTCACATTAGCCGCGAGACAGGCAAGAGCGAGTCCTACGTCGCGACGAAGATCGGAGACGCGATGATCTCCAATTCGGCTGACCGTACTGCCATCGGGGACCGCAGTGTCGCACAGTGGGCGCAAAGCTGGTTTGACCAAAGCCGTCCGACGGAACAACTATTCGGGATAAAGGGCTTTCAGGACGAGATCAGCCGAACGATCGATACTGATCGCGGTGCAGTTCGCGATGCGGCGGGTCGGACGGAAGGCACCGTCAGCCAAGGGCAGGATCACACCAGGAGCGGCGTGGCCTCAGCGGGCGCATCGACGAGGCAACAGGCGCGGGACGTCCAGACGCAGGCAGAGCATCAGGCAGCGAGCACGATGGCGCGTGTGGATGCGGGTGAGAAAAACGCGGAGCAGGCCCAGGATTCGGTGGGGCAACACGGTGGGCAACTCGTAGGACGCGTACAGGAATTTCAACGAGGCACAGCCAGCCTGGCAGAGACTACTGCGGAAGGGATCAGAGATCTCAATCCGTTTCGCAATGAGCAGGACACACGGGTCAACAAGAGCAGAGAACGCCTTTTCGAGGATGCGACACCGCACCCCAACTTCTATCCGGAGTCGCGGCTGAAGGCACTCGATCGAGTCGAACGCTAA
- a CDS encoding conjugal transfer protein TraF produces the protein MRSVVLGIVVLIAMAQLASAQSGVFFDRSRDGWFWYLEHRSVPPPKKPAQTPLPPTVKAMRERAEELLARAIEEPTEARVVAYMAFQQQLTQRSEQFARVWQRVLWQHPELDPTVTEPVTAAALSPVQADRVRRQDAALSDLARTAGLFYFFSRHCPLCEVQSPILAAFAAAYGFRVIAVSLDGAPDPVFEQAKVDDGAAEKLGVTQVPAVFLARPPSDVLRVGTGLLTMEELSRRIVRLSEANEEMNEEDIDDTLAAMDDGRGTLGASVEHASLGRSAAATE, from the coding sequence ATGAGATCCGTGGTACTCGGAATCGTGGTGTTGATCGCCATGGCCCAGCTGGCCAGCGCCCAGTCTGGCGTGTTCTTCGATCGGAGCCGCGACGGGTGGTTCTGGTATCTGGAGCATCGCTCAGTTCCGCCACCCAAAAAGCCAGCTCAGACACCGTTACCTCCGACCGTGAAAGCGATGCGTGAACGCGCTGAGGAGTTGCTCGCTCGGGCGATCGAGGAGCCGACCGAGGCCAGGGTCGTGGCCTACATGGCGTTCCAGCAGCAGCTCACTCAGCGGTCGGAGCAGTTCGCGCGGGTGTGGCAGCGTGTGCTGTGGCAGCACCCGGAGCTGGACCCCACCGTGACCGAGCCGGTCACCGCGGCCGCGCTGTCCCCAGTCCAAGCGGATCGGGTCCGGCGGCAAGACGCCGCGCTCTCGGATCTCGCCAGGACGGCGGGGCTGTTCTATTTCTTCTCCCGCCACTGCCCGCTCTGCGAGGTCCAGTCGCCGATCCTTGCCGCATTCGCCGCGGCGTACGGATTCCGAGTGATCGCGGTCAGTCTGGACGGTGCGCCGGATCCGGTGTTCGAGCAGGCGAAGGTGGATGATGGGGCGGCGGAGAAGCTCGGTGTGACGCAGGTCCCGGCGGTCTTCCTGGCCCGGCCGCCGTCCGACGTGCTGCGCGTGGGGACCGGTCTTCTGACCATGGAAGAACTGAGTCGGAGAATTGTTCGACTGAGCGAAGCCAATGAGGAGATGAATGAAGAGGACATCGATGACACGCTGGCTGCAATGGACGATGGTCGGGGTACTTTGGGGGCTTCTGTGGAGCACGCCAGCTTGGGCCGATCTGCAGCAGCAACTGAATGA
- the trbC gene encoding type-F conjugative transfer system pilin assembly protein TrbC: protein MTAAFCKVGLALWASVFIGPSSALAADRLYYFWSFSMPEASLKAALADGEKVGLVAVLRGLPEGSAKMSLGRLKRLLGNHQTEVLIEPRLFTLYGITAVPTLVYAEGVDPSCEICGLPPRHAIVTGDVPLASALEHLARETPSVDRLLAKLRQGFYER from the coding sequence GTGACTGCTGCGTTCTGTAAGGTGGGGCTCGCGCTCTGGGCTTCAGTCTTCATCGGGCCGTCTTCCGCGCTGGCCGCGGACCGGCTCTATTACTTCTGGTCGTTCTCGATGCCGGAGGCGAGCCTCAAGGCCGCGCTGGCGGACGGGGAGAAGGTCGGGCTCGTCGCTGTGTTGCGCGGACTACCCGAAGGATCGGCCAAGATGTCGCTCGGCCGCCTCAAGCGGCTACTGGGGAATCACCAGACCGAAGTCCTCATTGAGCCGCGTCTCTTCACGCTGTACGGCATCACCGCGGTTCCGACCCTTGTGTACGCCGAAGGCGTCGATCCCTCATGTGAGATCTGCGGGTTGCCGCCTCGACACGCGATTGTGACCGGCGACGTCCCGCTGGCCTCGGCGCTGGAACACCTGGCCCGCGAGACGCCGTCGGTCGATCGGTTACTTGCCAAGCTCCGGCAGGGATTCTATGAGCGGTGA
- a CDS encoding single-stranded DNA-binding protein, producing MDYCRITMLGRLTQDPEVRATPGGAAVAGFSVAINRKYRKAETEEIVEAVTFVAVRAFGKHAEHAGQYLHKGRQVLIDGELRQDEWNDKETGEKRQRLYVVAQRIIYLGKANGHGPGQTAGQDSPDPGEADIPF from the coding sequence ATGGACTACTGTCGAATCACGATGTTGGGCCGACTGACTCAGGACCCGGAAGTGCGCGCCACCCCAGGGGGGGCGGCCGTGGCCGGTTTCTCCGTGGCCATCAATCGCAAGTACCGCAAGGCCGAGACCGAGGAGATCGTCGAGGCCGTCACCTTTGTGGCGGTCCGGGCCTTCGGCAAGCACGCCGAGCACGCAGGCCAGTACCTGCACAAGGGCCGGCAGGTTCTGATCGACGGCGAACTGCGGCAGGACGAGTGGAACGACAAGGAGACCGGGGAGAAGCGCCAGCGGTTGTACGTGGTGGCGCAGCGGATTATCTATCTGGGGAAGGCGAACGGCCATGGCCCTGGACAGACGGCGGGCCAAGACAGCCCGGATCCGGGGGAGGCCGATATTCCGTTCTAA
- a CDS encoding TraU family protein — MGRGTVWLLAGAAISFLLMADAGSAQACPGRVFNPVTDVDWMGVFPIKIGGITVASFDAEDTETVGTSPICFCSDRPPPLNVLPGIPVSFWEPVRLIEVVRDPYCFPSLGGMDLSPTIQGFGTNSGTQATDEHHAFYQVHYYTYPLFALLELVLDFGCLENTAFDLAYVTELDPLWNVPELAALLTPETFLFANPASIAACAADCAAATAGFPLDGLFWCEGCWGGVYPLNGALSAGNASPQQASALIASRMLFKLHREGLLWGTVGVDGLCRKYPMPIMRKSQYKLQLAYPKRGRVFPLGRSDIAWGVGASFPVAGEDFVYVVWRKRDCCVL, encoded by the coding sequence ATGGGAAGGGGCACCGTCTGGCTGTTGGCAGGGGCGGCGATCAGCTTTCTACTCATGGCCGATGCGGGTAGCGCGCAGGCCTGCCCCGGCCGCGTCTTCAACCCCGTGACCGATGTCGACTGGATGGGCGTCTTTCCGATCAAGATCGGCGGCATCACGGTCGCGAGTTTCGATGCCGAGGACACCGAGACGGTCGGCACGTCGCCGATTTGTTTCTGCTCCGACCGTCCTCCTCCGCTCAACGTGCTCCCCGGCATTCCCGTGTCCTTCTGGGAGCCAGTTCGCTTGATCGAGGTCGTGCGCGATCCGTACTGCTTCCCCTCGCTCGGCGGCATGGATCTCTCGCCTACGATCCAGGGCTTCGGCACTAACTCCGGCACGCAGGCGACCGACGAGCACCACGCGTTCTATCAGGTGCATTACTACACGTACCCGTTGTTTGCGCTCCTAGAACTCGTGCTCGATTTCGGCTGCCTGGAGAATACAGCGTTCGATCTCGCGTACGTCACCGAATTGGATCCGCTCTGGAACGTGCCGGAGCTTGCGGCTCTGCTCACGCCCGAGACGTTTCTCTTCGCCAATCCCGCCTCGATCGCCGCGTGTGCGGCCGACTGCGCCGCGGCCACGGCGGGCTTTCCGCTGGACGGCCTCTTCTGGTGCGAGGGGTGCTGGGGTGGGGTGTACCCGCTCAACGGCGCGCTCTCGGCGGGGAATGCGAGTCCGCAGCAGGCCTCGGCCCTGATCGCAAGCCGGATGTTGTTCAAGCTGCATCGCGAGGGCTTGCTCTGGGGAACGGTCGGGGTTGATGGGCTTTGCCGGAAGTACCCCATGCCGATCATGCGCAAGAGCCAGTACAAGCTGCAGCTTGCGTACCCCAAGCGGGGGCGCGTATTTCCCCTTGGCCGCAGTGACATCGCCTGGGGCGTGGGGGCGTCGTTTCCGGTCGCGGGGGAGGACTTCGTGTACGTGGTGTGGAGGAAGCGTGACTGCTGCGTTCTGTAA
- a CDS encoding DUF488 family protein: MVIRTRSIHQARPGDLATYRWGSLRVFENGRVFAPSEGLLAAYKAGRVSWDGYERRYRVEMETLAQRSPDLFLTLLRRPEVTLVCYEALPARCHRRLLAALLARIAGEQGVQVLLDIQ, from the coding sequence ATGGTGATTCGCACGCGTTCGATCCATCAGGCGCGCCCCGGCGACCTGGCGACGTATCGATGGGGCTCGTTGCGAGTGTTCGAGAACGGGCGGGTGTTCGCGCCATCCGAGGGGCTGCTCGCGGCGTACAAGGCGGGACGGGTCTCGTGGGATGGGTATGAGCGCCGGTACCGCGTGGAGATGGAAACGCTCGCTCAACGCTCGCCGGATCTCTTCCTGACGTTGCTCCGTCGTCCCGAGGTCACCCTGGTTTGCTACGAGGCGTTACCAGCCCGATGCCATCGCCGTTTGCTGGCGGCATTGCTGGCACGCATTGCGGGCGAACAGGGCGTTCAGGTGTTGCTGGACATTCAATAA
- a CDS encoding conjugal transfer protein TraH — protein MTRWLQWTMVGVLWGLLWSTPAWADLQQQLNELADSLGVMTATTTPGAYEGQTRGYLTGGGMSLRFPQASLDLASINLPKVRAGCEGIDLYLGAFSYINTDQLIAKLRAIGSASLGYAFQLALEAISPQISGIIKHFENVTERINNLNLSSCQAGRALVDATGLPEKIRSSQIGRCTGARTASGASPDYSAARQACAADPSTGVVGDAEDQAQGRRDRNYLWEALSNLNGVDEPSRELILSALGTVVAVNDQVVTWPPIVSFDQLVDGGNITRYDCTVDCLAQATVSEPTATGLTELVRQRLEGILDRVRTKQTLNAADIDLVSAAPLPLYRMVNALSTLTPAVADSYLAQWAEPLALLMAQHWVDTAARQARRALSVAKVESAVQEAIEGQIAEVQDDIRTRVQRTRFVMDSIRVEVEMLERVERAMMRNLSAHGLEAAYQFSRTPGP, from the coding sequence ATGACACGCTGGCTGCAATGGACGATGGTCGGGGTACTTTGGGGGCTTCTGTGGAGCACGCCAGCTTGGGCCGATCTGCAGCAGCAACTGAATGAATTGGCGGATTCGCTCGGCGTGATGACCGCCACAACGACGCCGGGGGCGTACGAGGGCCAGACCCGCGGCTATCTCACGGGTGGCGGTATGTCGCTGCGGTTTCCGCAAGCGTCGCTGGATCTCGCCTCGATCAATCTGCCGAAAGTGCGGGCCGGTTGCGAAGGGATCGATCTCTATCTGGGCGCGTTCTCGTATATCAATACCGACCAACTCATCGCCAAGCTCAGAGCGATCGGCAGTGCATCGCTGGGCTATGCCTTCCAGCTCGCCCTGGAGGCGATCTCGCCGCAGATTTCCGGGATCATCAAACACTTCGAGAATGTGACCGAGCGGATCAACAACCTCAATCTCTCGTCGTGCCAGGCGGGCCGAGCGCTGGTGGATGCCACGGGTCTGCCGGAGAAGATCCGCTCCTCCCAGATCGGCCGATGCACCGGCGCGCGCACGGCCTCGGGGGCCAGCCCGGACTACAGCGCGGCCCGGCAGGCGTGCGCCGCCGACCCGAGCACCGGCGTGGTGGGCGATGCCGAGGATCAGGCCCAGGGCAGGCGGGATCGCAACTACCTCTGGGAGGCGCTGAGCAACCTCAATGGCGTGGATGAGCCCTCGCGGGAGTTAATCCTCTCGGCACTGGGTACCGTCGTCGCGGTGAATGATCAGGTCGTCACGTGGCCGCCGATCGTTTCCTTCGACCAGCTCGTCGATGGCGGGAACATCACGCGCTACGACTGCACGGTCGACTGCCTCGCGCAAGCGACCGTTTCCGAACCCACCGCCACGGGTCTGACGGAACTGGTTCGCCAGCGCTTGGAAGGGATCCTGGACCGGGTCCGGACCAAACAGACGTTGAATGCGGCCGACATCGACCTGGTCTCGGCAGCTCCCTTGCCGCTCTACCGGATGGTCAACGCGCTATCGACGCTGACGCCCGCGGTGGCGGACAGCTACCTGGCGCAGTGGGCCGAGCCACTGGCCCTGCTCATGGCCCAGCACTGGGTGGACACGGCGGCGCGACAGGCCCGGCGCGCGCTGTCGGTCGCGAAGGTCGAGAGCGCGGTGCAGGAGGCGATCGAGGGGCAAATCGCCGAAGTGCAGGATGACATCCGGACGCGCGTGCAACGGACGCGCTTCGTGATGGACTCGATTCGCGTGGAGGTCGAGATGCTCGAACGGGTGGAACGCGCCATGATGCGCAATCTCTCAGCGCACGGACTCGAAGCCGCTTACCAATTCAGCCGTACGCCAGGACCCTAA
- the traN gene encoding conjugal transfer protein TraN, protein MIVRWIATIALLCLPLPAWAQSTTFDEAIQEGQAFGQAQPQGQDAASGLIDSAIQNQTIPGITPQSQSDAAAQGSFYLDNPSQLDLQGQGALSTTEGGLFLGQSYNLRSRSVIAADDPLITGSQQAASGTQGCITQRVCTQPTSQVVSTTQPVTCSIEYAETAGQCTYPLPQPGIVSGSGNSAVCTDHYLYGRVFQPDATTVDVQVLDTSPSGSPHWNCGGPGSGRGADDWHTLGTMTLPVPSIGMQVCFSAVGGGCSGTSNVCVSGVGQTVNLASCPPSGAQSVRVSYTATISTTPPPLDPATVQAACGSYMNDRCTQVNEQCAATDCTRSYVCADTSQVIDGCATYRSQGCTLQSNACSLTNAYSQCLAQQENYACATQTIQEGCAQESVQVICPDSPTGIRCLDPTDCADTTSVPSTDMALATSHIASLNAIEDDHTADPLVIFAGTGESCRRTLGSGITRDCCALDTALLGCNANEELLQTHRQNGQCVQIGTYCSRDVNLLFGSVCVEHTTSFCCFSSKLTRIIQEQGRPQLAIGWGSAQSPDCRGFTPEELQRINFQAIDFSEYSSTIVANPPDPAQLSSQAQGSPALVPDPTSVPPASGSISNTQVQQDLDQFFQTHLP, encoded by the coding sequence ATGATCGTGAGATGGATCGCCACGATCGCGTTGTTATGCCTCCCGCTTCCGGCCTGGGCGCAGAGCACAACGTTTGACGAGGCGATCCAAGAGGGCCAGGCCTTCGGTCAAGCCCAGCCGCAAGGCCAGGACGCCGCAAGCGGGCTGATCGATAGCGCGATCCAGAACCAGACGATCCCCGGGATCACGCCGCAAAGCCAGTCCGACGCGGCCGCGCAGGGAAGCTTCTACCTCGATAACCCGAGCCAGCTCGACCTCCAAGGTCAGGGCGCGCTGTCCACGACCGAAGGCGGCCTGTTCCTCGGCCAGTCGTACAACCTTCGTTCCCGGTCGGTGATCGCAGCAGATGATCCGTTGATCACCGGCAGCCAGCAAGCCGCGAGCGGCACACAAGGTTGCATCACGCAACGGGTGTGCACGCAGCCGACGAGCCAGGTCGTGAGCACGACGCAGCCGGTGACGTGCTCGATCGAGTACGCGGAGACTGCCGGTCAGTGTACGTATCCGCTTCCTCAGCCGGGCATCGTGTCGGGAAGCGGGAACTCGGCGGTCTGCACCGATCATTATCTCTATGGGCGGGTGTTTCAGCCCGACGCGACCACGGTGGACGTCCAGGTTCTGGACACCTCTCCCAGCGGGTCGCCGCACTGGAACTGCGGTGGGCCTGGATCGGGCCGCGGGGCTGATGACTGGCACACACTCGGCACGATGACGCTGCCGGTGCCATCCATTGGGATGCAGGTGTGTTTCTCCGCAGTGGGCGGCGGTTGCAGCGGCACCAGCAACGTGTGTGTGTCGGGCGTCGGGCAGACGGTGAACCTTGCTTCGTGCCCTCCGAGCGGGGCACAGTCCGTCCGCGTCTCGTATACGGCCACGATCAGCACCACGCCTCCGCCCCTCGATCCCGCGACGGTCCAGGCCGCGTGCGGCAGCTACATGAACGACCGCTGCACTCAGGTCAACGAGCAATGCGCCGCGACCGACTGCACGCGCTCATACGTCTGCGCCGACACCAGCCAGGTGATCGACGGCTGCGCGACCTACCGGAGCCAGGGTTGCACGCTCCAATCCAACGCCTGCTCGCTGACCAACGCCTACAGCCAGTGCCTGGCGCAACAAGAGAATTATGCCTGCGCGACTCAGACGATCCAGGAGGGGTGCGCGCAGGAAAGCGTGCAGGTGATCTGCCCGGACAGTCCAACTGGCATCCGGTGTCTGGACCCGACCGACTGCGCGGACACGACCTCCGTCCCTAGCACGGACATGGCACTGGCGACGAGCCACATCGCGAGCCTCAACGCGATCGAGGACGATCACACCGCCGATCCGCTCGTCATCTTCGCCGGGACCGGGGAAAGCTGCCGGCGAACGCTCGGGAGCGGGATCACGCGCGACTGTTGCGCGCTGGACACCGCCTTGCTGGGATGCAACGCCAACGAAGAGTTGCTGCAGACCCATCGGCAAAACGGGCAGTGCGTGCAGATCGGCACGTACTGCAGCCGCGACGTCAACTTGCTCTTCGGCAGCGTGTGCGTGGAGCACACGACTAGCTTCTGCTGCTTCTCCTCGAAGCTCACGCGGATCATCCAGGAGCAAGGACGGCCGCAGCTTGCGATCGGGTGGGGGAGCGCCCAGAGTCCGGATTGCCGCGGGTTCACACCCGAGGAACTGCAGCGGATCAACTTCCAGGCCATCGACTTCAGCGAGTACTCGTCCACGATCGTGGCCAATCCGCCGGATCCCGCGCAGTTGAGCAGCCAGGCCCAGGGTTCTCCAGCGCTCGTACCCGATCCCACCAGCGTGCCGCCGGCATCAGGCAGCATCAGCAACACGCAGGTCCAACAAGATTTAGACCAGTTCTTCCAGACGCACCTGCCATGA
- a CDS encoding ParM/StbA family protein, with amino-acid sequence MGLDVGFGYTKAMPVHAGQGDESSTLVFPSVVSPAVDLAFRSGLDTQSGSLDHLAVTFEGASYFVGTLARRQGQFARATLDRVRTQSQEYRVLFLTALALLAESSIEEYAVVTGLPVDDFDDRTVIEDTLSGRFAITVGDRMLGLAVRHLTVVPQPYGALMDLIFKDTLGNVDERYANARVGVVDIGFKTTDFVLMHQGEFVQKGSGSLKTAISAVYQAAIPTFTSRYPGNWDALGIETALRDGAIHVLGKRFELDAALLDAELTGLTGEIVSWIHARWSSEPIEYLIGSGGGSLLLKPLLLKAFPQMVFVSDPQLANVRGYHKAAWFYHG; translated from the coding sequence GTGGGACTCGATGTGGGCTTCGGTTACACCAAAGCAATGCCGGTTCATGCAGGTCAGGGTGATGAATCGAGCACGCTGGTCTTTCCATCCGTTGTCAGCCCGGCCGTTGACCTGGCGTTTCGGTCAGGCCTCGACACTCAGTCAGGCAGCCTCGATCATCTGGCAGTCACGTTCGAAGGTGCTTCCTACTTTGTAGGGACGCTTGCACGGCGCCAAGGGCAGTTCGCGCGCGCGACGCTCGATCGGGTCCGAACGCAGAGTCAGGAATATCGCGTGCTGTTTCTGACCGCGCTCGCATTGCTGGCCGAGTCGTCGATCGAGGAGTACGCGGTGGTGACCGGCCTGCCGGTCGACGATTTCGACGACCGCACAGTGATCGAGGACACGCTCTCAGGACGTTTCGCGATTACGGTGGGCGACCGAATGCTGGGTCTTGCCGTTCGGCATCTGACCGTCGTCCCCCAGCCCTATGGCGCGCTCATGGACCTGATCTTCAAAGACACGCTGGGGAATGTCGATGAGCGGTACGCCAACGCGCGGGTAGGCGTCGTGGATATCGGCTTCAAAACCACGGATTTCGTCCTGATGCACCAAGGCGAGTTCGTACAGAAGGGCTCCGGCAGCCTGAAAACTGCGATAAGTGCGGTCTACCAGGCCGCGATCCCGACATTCACCAGCCGGTACCCGGGGAACTGGGACGCCCTGGGTATCGAAACGGCCCTTCGCGATGGCGCGATCCATGTGCTGGGCAAGCGATTTGAACTCGATGCGGCGCTACTCGACGCGGAACTCACAGGCCTCACCGGAGAGATCGTCTCTTGGATTCATGCACGCTGGAGCAGTGAACCAATCGAATATCTAATCGGCAGTGGCGGTGGCAGCCTTTTGCTGAAACCGCTCCTGCTCAAGGCCTTCCCGCAGATGGTGTTCGTCAGCGATCCCCAGCTCGCTAACGTCCGCGGGTACCACAAAGCCGCGTGGTTCTATCATGGCTAA